The proteins below come from a single Drosophila miranda strain MSH22 chromosome Y unlocalized genomic scaffold, D.miranda_PacBio2.1 Contig_Y1_pilon, whole genome shotgun sequence genomic window:
- the LOC108160889 gene encoding uncharacterized protein LOC108160889 encodes MAQKMFHNILLIATVLLITLNDGVEARPSPEQRQTKMLVDPSEYNGDLSVETIMKVQQCEMDTATMELCMRCAKVTKSEIIYPMCCSNDDDIKNWCHSYVYYGNDEGY; translated from the exons ATGGCTCAGAAA ATGTTCCACAATATACTACTGAtagcgactgtgcttctaatCACCCTGAACGATGGAGTAGAGGCGCGACCCTCGCCAGAGCAGAGACAAACAAAAATGCTCGTGGATCCCAGTGAATACAATGGGGATTTGTCGGTAGAGACCATCATGAAGGTGCAGCAGTGCGAGATGGATACCGCCACCATGGAGCTGTGCATGCGCTGTGCCAAGGTCACCAAGTCAGAGATCATATATCCGATGTGCTGCAGCAACGACGATGACATCAAGAACTGGTGTCACTCCTATGTGTATTACGGCAACGATGAGGGCTACTAA
- the LOC108159812 gene encoding LOW QUALITY PROTEIN: uncharacterized protein LOC108159812 (The sequence of the model RefSeq protein was modified relative to this genomic sequence to represent the inferred CDS: deleted 2 bases in 1 codon) — protein MHEDDREEGEIVDDYEVIISSEDEEFNLRARIQQLEENKKDVERMDMLAANLANQYNYPEVEERTVRLPRKSPVYLLSDVSSHSDNDYDSQRNYHRSRLRRVDTGRRLLNGDYKRSTSARRYKPQHLRSRQLTPSYKNYQHQKPTHHQHYQQQDALLLNSFDSLTDDEIREYDVTSENEGEDVLDLERLKLSRDKLRVALAREERNDMLGQYKNSLRERLQYPLRKSPKDYPANKELLSPPVQQLPDVVCLEEGAEANALPSAPSPGGDPAELSLRLIALKSAIIKKHMARKKRDAERAYSPTDMIKRVLPTVSNTDEIDDLMEISPAASPEREPSAFRYHTEDAVDTKPVDMDLAETDSDEQKDPWNTWANNWNSLDRAGGSWRCFMPNSSLPPVSMPIVIDEDDDLYDDEEPPPPPPFHIHPIHLDEDARDTMHLVDEQNSNHSSLTYTQSVSMENTETQTRSLDKSHPETSDDEAGVLRAMLLSNLKTAKEAEPTRQSLLPTPVLSFPPALLPPLPVPKPTLAESTLKSDSIGSNDSDDPEQLRSLLLSSIATKKGSCFPTIKSRLSPEILKNAVRRFQSCAFVAPSKEDKQSQDDNQPIEQLQDDSQPIERAEKIEQEVPSQHLVEAASKSQDSNQSSIETEQHPQPESSHGSSKDMMIQKSPCAKIIKIVKPNKVINKKSTTKRKIPTEEQFSAKMSCKRPSTLLVKEPLNPLKVHASSPVTRLVTNIDPASIKVSKLIISLADDSAGSDDNLELSSCFGYSNYTENASPLSLAMGSPSGSTTRSNTPNSEILESTPASTSNPNLRRSVMSEYFEKKIDDYLKQARFKVPTPGTNGTKEAKTDNTSETERLLKNPEKVATTKTQQTKKTPLAVRHLPVASQKEYLRLIERMQLLEQKKLKTAKKAEAAGKATTAALEAPTTNGPSQVVQKAAIHSSSSKAAGAGTGSGNETQVKPIGKPIEPPRQSRLKSFENSFARMGGSMIANLEKSMQLVEEAKKSKAVRMRGSHRLKELYSEMQAVRQVVEQVELKLARIQPEIQTTHQIILSLKQKRNKLYAAAMDLGKGLRGDDYRLLDEGKAEISHKSTQLSKQIRLYNSIVKYDDLKKLTEEQQPLPLPPAENESQPPLTAMEPQSAREDETSRTASEAARESEANGISSDTAIVARSEPPPPEKATESEAQLMPDNQPLDEPDPEPEPEPVSKLRPGPYTVGTMRELREEDAASVRDTYLPAYRSIMPRNYSSPCDVRATICPFELMGRCEDADCSYLHLGRLEAKTRASDPVPAPALGPLAAKNQTLSN, from the exons ATGCATGAGGATGATCGCGAAGAAGGCGAAATAGTTGATGATTACGAGGTGATAATATCCTCAGAGGATGAAGAGTTCAACCTGCGAGCACGGATCCAGCAATTGGAGGAGAACAAAAAGGATGTGGAGCGGATGGATATGCTGGCCGCAAATTTGGCAAATCAATATA ATTATCCGGAGGTCGAAGAGCGAACTGTGCGGCTTCCACGAAAATCTCCGGTCTATCTGCTTTCCGATGTGTCCAGCCATTCGGATAACGATTACGATTCCCAGCGCAATTACCACAGATCGAGACTGAGACGCGTAGATACTGGCAGGAGACTGCTAAATGGCGACTACAAAAGGAGTACCTCTGCGCGGCGCTACAAGCCACAGCATCTACGCAGTCGCCAGCTGACCCCAAGCTATAAGAACTATCAGCATCAGAAGCCGACCCATCATCAACATTATCAGCAGCAGGATGCCCTATTGCTGAACTCCTTCGACAGCTTGACAGACGACGAGATACGCGAGTACGATGTGACCTCCGAGAATGAGGGCGAAGACGTCCTGGACCTGGAGCGTCTGAAGCTCAGCAGGGACAAGCTGCGCGTGGCTTTGGCCAGAGAGGAGCGAAATGATATGCTGGGACAGTACAAGAACAGCCTCAGAGAGCGACTGCAGTATCCCCTGCGCAAGTCGCCCAAGGACTACCCTGCAAACAAGGAGCTGCTGTCGCCGCCAGTGCAGCAACTCCCCGATGTTGTCTGTCTGGAAGAGGGGGCGGAGGCGAATGCGCTACCGTCCGCTCCATCTCCAGGCGGAGACCCCGCTGAGCTTAGTCTGCGTCTGATAGCCCTCAAGTCTGCCATAATcaagaagcatatggcgcgaAAGAAGCGTGATGCGGAGCGAGCCTACTCACCCACCGACATGATTAAACGCGTCCTTCCCACAGTCAGTAACACGGATGAAATAGACGACTTAATGGAGATAAGTCCGGCTGCCTCGCCAGAACGCGAACCGAGTGCCTTCCGCTACCACACGGAGGATGCTGTTGACACGAAACCGGTGGACATGGACTTAGCCGAAACGGATAGCGATGAGCAGAAAGACCCCTGGAATACGTGGGCGAACAACTGGAACTCATTGGACAGAGCCGGCGGTAGCTGGCGCTGCTTTATGCCCAATAGCTCGCTGCCGCCCGTATCCATGCCAATTGTGATAGACGAGGACGATGATCTGTATGATGACGAGGAGccgccaccaccgccgccattCCACATTCATCCCATCCATCTTGACGAGGATGCCAGGGATACCATGCATCTGGTCGATGAGCAAAATTCCAATCACAGCTCCCTAACGTATACTCAATCTGTTTCTATGGAAAACACAGAGACGCAAACGAGGAGTTTGGACAAATCGCATCCGGAAACGAGCGACGATGAAGCTGGAGTCTTGCGCGCCATGCTCCTGTCTAATCTGAAGACCGCCAAGGAGGCCGAACCTACGCGTCAATCGCTTCTACCGACGCCAGTCCTGTCTTTTCCTCCAGCATTATTACCTCCATTGCCTGTACCTAAGCCGACTCTGGCAGAGTCTACATTAAAATCGGATTCGATTGGTTCCAACGATTCCGATGATCCAGAACAACTGCGCTCGCTGCTTCTGTCCAGCATTGCCACCAAAAAGGGCAGTTGTTTCCCCACAATCAAGTCCCGTCTCAGCCCAGAGATACTCAAGAATGCGGTGCGCCGCTTCCAGTCCTGTGCTTTTGTGGCGCCCAGTAAAGAAGACAAACAGTCCCAGGATGATAATCAGCCCATTGAACAGCTTCAGGATGATAGTCAGCCAATTGAAAGAGCGGAGAAAATCGAGCAGGAAGTGCCCTCGCAGCACCTCGTTGAGGCTGCTTCTAAGTCACAAGATTCCAACCAATCCTCCATAGAAACCGAACAACATCCTCAGCCTGAATCTAGCCATGGATCTAGCAAAGATATGATGATTCAGAAGTCACCCTGCGCTAAAATTATCAAAATTGTTAAACCCAACAAGGTGATCAATAAGAAGAGCACAACCAAACGCAAAATTCCCACCGAGGAGCAATTCTCCGCAAAGATGAGCTGTAAGCGACCCTCGACACTGTTGGTCAAGGAGCCCCTTAACCCGTTGAAGGTCCATGCCAGCTCCCCTGTCACGCGACTGGTCACCAATATCGATCCGGCTAGCATCAAGGTGAGCAAGCTGATCATCAGCCTGGCCGATGACTCAGCGGGGAGCGATGATAACCTGGAGCTGAGTTCGTGCTTTGGCTACTCCAATTACACTGAAAATGCCAGTCCGCTCAGCCTGGCCATGGGCAGTCCCAGTGGCTCTACAACGAGATCGAATACTCCCAACTCGGAGATACTAGAATCAACTCCAGCATCCACCTCCAATCCCAACCTTAGGCGATCAGTCATGAGTGAATACTTTGAGAAGAAGATCGATGATTATTTGAAGCAGGCGCGTTTCAAGGTCCCTACACCAGGCACAAATGGCACCAAAGAGGCTAAGACAGACAATACGTCTGAAACGGAGAGGTTGCTAAAAAATCCGGAAAAAGTTGCCACTACAAAGACGCAACAGACAAAGAAAACTCCTCTG GCAGTGCGACATTTACCTGTGGCTTCGCAGAAGGAGTATCTCCGCCTGATCGAACGCATGCAGTTGCTAGAGCAGAAGAAGCTGAAGACAGCCAAGAAAGCAGAGGCTGCAGGCAAGGCAACAACAGCCGCATTGG AAGCTCCAACAACGAACGGCCCCAGCCAAGTAGTTCAAAAGGCAGCcatccacagcagcagcagtaaagcagcaggggcagggacagggtcaggaaatgaaacccaGGTCAAACCCATCGGGAAGCCAATTGAACCGCCCAGGCAGTCCCGGCTGAAGTCCTTCGAAAACTCATTTGCCAGAATGGG GGGAAGCATGATAGCAAATTTGGAAAAGTCTATGCAACTGGTCGAGGAGGCTAAGAAGTCGAAGGCGGTGCGCATGCGAGGCTCGCATCGGCTGAAAGAGCTCTACAGCGAGATGCAGGCCGTAAGGCAGGTCGTCGAGCAGGTGGAGCTGAAGCTGGCCCGCATTCAGCCGGAGATTCAGACCACCCACCAGATCATCTTATCACTCAAACAAAAACGCAACAAGCTCTACGCAGCGGCCATGGACCTGGGCAAAGGATTAAGGGGCGACGACTACAG GTTGCTCGACGAGGGAAAGGCGGAAATCAGCCACAAATCAACGCAGCTCTCCAAGCAGATCCGCCTCTACAACTCAATAGTAAAATACGACGATCTTAAGAAGTTGACGGAGGAGCAGCaacctctgccgctgccaccaGCTGAAAACGAGAGCCAGCCGCCACTGACTGCGATGGAGCCCCAGTCGGCAAGGGAGGATGAGACGAGTCGAACTGCCTCTGAGGCAGCGAGGGAATCGGAGGCGAATGGAATATCGAGTGATACTGCGATAGTTGCACGCTCAGAGCCACCACCGCCAGAGAAAGCCACCGAGTCCGAGGCCCAACTGATGCCAGAT AATCAACCCCTGGACGAGCCAGACCCAGAGCCGGAACCAGAACCGGTATCTAAACTTCGGCCAGGACCCTACACAGTGGGCACTATGAGGGAGCTGCGCGAGGAGGATGCAGCGTCGGTGAGGGACACGTATCTTCCGGCGTACCGATCGATCATGCCGCGAAATTACAGTAG CCCCTGCGATGTCCGTGCTACCATCTGTCCCTTCGAGCTGATGGGACGCTGCGAGGATGCGGACTGTTCCTACCTGCATTTGGGCCGTCTGGAGGCGAAAACCCGAGCCTCAgacccagtcccagccccagctcTGGGACCGTTAGCTGCCAAAAACCAAACTCTTTCAAACTAA
- the LOC117191886 gene encoding malate dehydrogenase, mitochondrial-like, translating into MLASTTKGLLQRFLNPRSCRREFKVAVVGASGGIGQPLSLLLKQNPLVGELSIHDMKNIKGVQADLSHICTSVQTNAYEDQELGDCLAGADVVVVPAGMPRKPGMTRDQLFEANAGVALRVACAVSESCPQALLAIVTNPINSIVPIAAELLKSKDAYDPRRLFGITTLDVVRASTFVGDFLNLNPKKVDLPVIGGHAGKTILPFFSQGFPSFQCQLEDIKRLTHRIQEAGTEVVIAKAGAGSATLSMGYAAARFVNSLLRGLNEEPDVMECAFVGYKSPCLPFFATPLVLSDKGIEKNLGLPHLDDFERESLEQMLERSIQKGIAYAKENIAAKDEQEQCQNECQK; encoded by the coding sequence ATGTTGGCCTCGACAACCAAGGGACTGCTGCAACGTTTTCTCAATCCGAGAAGCTGCCGCCGGGAGTTCAAGGTAGCTGTCGTGGGGGCCAGCGGTGGCATTGGGCAGCCGCTGAGCCTGCTCCTTAAGCAGAATCCTCTGGTGGGCGAGCTGTCCATCCACGACATGAAGAACATCAAGGGCGTCCAGGCGGATCTCTCGCACATCTGCACCTCGGTCCAGACCAATGCGTACGAGGACCAGGAGCTCGGGGACTGCCTGGCCGGTGCCGATGTGGTGGTGGTGCCCGCCGGAATGCCCCGCAAGCCGGGAATGACCCGTGACCAGCTGTTCGAGGCCAATGCAGGGGTTGCCCTACGCGTGGCCTGCGCCGTCAGCGAGTCCTGTCCCCAGGCCCTGCTGGCCATTGTCACCAACCCAATCAACTCGATCGTGCCCATTGCCGCGGAGCTGCTGAAGTCAAAGGATGCGTACGACCCGCGGCGTTTGTTCGGCATCACCACTCTAGATGTGGTGCGGGCCAGTACCTTCGTCGGGGACTTTCTCAATCTGAATCCCAAAAAGGTGGATCTGCCCGTGATTGGTGGCCATGCCGGGAAAACCATACTTCCCTTCTTTTCCCAGGGCTTCCCGAGCTTCCAGTGCCAGCTCGAGGATATAAAACGCCTGACGCATCGCATCCAGGAGGCAGGGACCGAGGTGGTGATTGCCAAGGCCGGGGCCGGCTCGGCCACTCTGTCCATGGGCTATGCGGCAGCCCGCTTTGTCAACTCCCTGCTGCGTGGCCTCAACGAAGAGCCGGACGTGATGGAGTGCGCCTTTGTCGGCTACAAGTCCCCATGCCTGCCCTTCTTCGCCACTCCCCTGGTGCTGAGTGACAAGGGGATCGAGAAGAACCTGGGGCTGCCGCATCTGGACGATTTCGAGCGGGAGTCCCTGGAGCAAATGCTGGAAAGGAGCATACAGAAGGGCATCGCCTATGCCAAAGAGAATATCGCGGCAAAGGACGAGCAGGAACAGTGCCAGAATGAGTGCCAAAAGTAG